In Arthrobacter sp. CDRTa11, one DNA window encodes the following:
- the dapA gene encoding 4-hydroxy-tetrahydrodipicolinate synthase → MSSQLSGVLTALATPFTADGQIDEPKLRLLVDRSIDGGVNGVVACGSTGEFAALSADERRLVVETVVQHTAGRVPVVAQTGATSTNEAIGLSLHAQECGADVLMLGLPYYDPLSLPEATGYIRTVAEAVKLPVMLYNYPAATGVNLDADTVGKLAREVENIRYIKDSSGDMGQATQLIHQHSEHISTIIGADNLILAALTEGATAVMAGTANILPREIVAVYQAVATGDFTTAQAEWNRIYPLIDAILSAPFVPAVKAALGVLGHPIGTPRRPTADLNAADTARIEKILTELQLQAAYA, encoded by the coding sequence ATGTCCTCACAGCTCAGCGGTGTACTCACCGCCCTCGCCACCCCTTTTACCGCCGACGGCCAGATCGACGAGCCAAAACTGCGACTTCTGGTGGACCGCTCCATCGACGGTGGAGTCAACGGGGTTGTCGCCTGCGGCTCTACCGGTGAGTTCGCGGCGCTCAGCGCCGACGAACGGCGACTCGTCGTAGAGACCGTGGTGCAGCATACAGCAGGGCGGGTACCTGTCGTGGCACAGACGGGGGCAACCAGCACGAACGAGGCGATCGGGTTGTCCCTGCATGCCCAGGAGTGCGGTGCCGACGTGCTCATGCTGGGCCTCCCCTACTACGATCCGCTCTCACTGCCTGAGGCCACCGGGTACATCCGCACCGTGGCCGAGGCGGTGAAGCTGCCAGTGATGCTGTACAACTACCCGGCCGCAACCGGGGTCAACCTCGACGCCGATACCGTGGGAAAGCTGGCCCGCGAGGTGGAGAACATCCGCTACATCAAGGACTCCAGCGGCGACATGGGACAGGCCACCCAGCTGATCCACCAGCACAGCGAGCACATCTCCACGATCATTGGGGCGGACAACCTGATCCTTGCCGCCCTAACGGAAGGCGCAACCGCCGTCATGGCGGGTACGGCCAACATCCTGCCGCGCGAAATCGTTGCCGTCTACCAGGCCGTCGCCACCGGCGACTTCACCACCGCCCAGGCCGAGTGGAACCGGATCTACCCGCTGATCGACGCCATTCTCTCCGCGCCCTTCGTGCCGGCTGTCAAGGCCGCCCTCGGAGTACTCGGCCACCCCATCGGTACCCCGCGCCGCCCAACCGCAGACCTCAACGCGGCCGACACCGCCCGCATCGAAAAGATCCTGACCGAACTGCAACTGCAGGCGGCCTACGCCTAG
- a CDS encoding IclR family transcriptional regulator, with amino-acid sequence MNDKNFKTTISANRSVARAISVLRALAGNPEAATATDVAKKVGLPRATTFRLLLTLEEEGFVDRRDNHYSLGWDLARIAQSADPAAGVEARTRRAVKGLAEQLGETITLSLRRGLAEFDLVLQESPRSVLVTMSDMRGMRWPLHASATGKLLLAELAPEQVYRAAGGELPKIAARTISNREDLRVELDRVRSQGWAQIDDELENGLFAMAVPLRDNIGQLFAALAMVAPKTRIESEATRQHHLKLLLDGAKQLTQQLTSTMPAKE; translated from the coding sequence GTGAACGATAAGAATTTCAAGACCACGATCAGCGCCAACAGGTCCGTAGCACGCGCCATCAGCGTGCTACGGGCCCTGGCCGGCAATCCGGAAGCAGCCACGGCCACGGACGTAGCGAAGAAGGTCGGCTTGCCCCGGGCAACAACCTTCCGGCTACTGCTGACGCTGGAAGAGGAAGGCTTTGTGGATCGGCGGGACAACCACTACTCACTGGGCTGGGATCTTGCGCGAATCGCGCAATCGGCAGATCCCGCGGCAGGAGTGGAGGCGCGGACAAGGAGGGCGGTCAAGGGTCTTGCCGAACAGCTTGGAGAAACGATCACCCTAAGTCTGCGCCGGGGCCTGGCTGAGTTCGACCTCGTGCTCCAAGAGTCCCCCAGATCCGTTCTTGTGACGATGTCCGACATGCGCGGAATGAGATGGCCGCTCCACGCATCCGCTACCGGAAAGCTGCTTCTGGCCGAACTCGCCCCCGAACAGGTGTACCGGGCCGCAGGCGGGGAACTACCCAAAATCGCTGCAAGGACCATATCCAACCGGGAGGACCTCCGGGTCGAGTTGGACCGCGTCCGCAGCCAGGGATGGGCGCAAATTGATGACGAACTCGAAAACGGACTCTTCGCCATGGCCGTGCCGCTCCGGGACAACATAGGGCAGTTGTTCGCTGCCTTGGCCATGGTTGCACCCAAGACTCGAATTGAATCAGAGGCCACAAGACAACACCATCTAAAGCTCCTGCTCGATGGCGCCAAACAGCTCACACAACAGCTAACCAGTACCATGCCGGCGAAGGAGTGA